AACACATCGAAGGAATGGGCGGCCGCGATCGCGATCTTGCTCAACTCGCCCGGGTTGGGGTCGATCACGAGGGCGGGGTCGCAGAAGATGAAGGCGCCCTTCTTCGGGTGGTGCTCCGCCTCCATAAGCATCAGGAAAAAGCTGGAGACCAGACGCGTGCCGGGCGCAGGTCCGATCACCTGGATTGCCGTGCGCACCATGTCGGCCGTGGAATGATGCGCGCCGCCGACCGTGCCATCGGCATGGCCGGCCTTGACCATCAGCGCGGCGAAGACATGCGGTTCGCGCGCGATCCGCGCCGCGTCTTCCTCGGTAATGCCCTTGTGCTTGCGCAGCTTGAAATAGAGCGCGACCAGTTCGGACAGAAGCGGCGAGTTCTGCGGGTCCTCGGTCTCGATCGACGCCGGCAGCGTAAGGCCCAGCTGTGCGCAGCGCGCGGAAATCGTCTCGCCGTTGCCGACAAGAGCAATCCGCGCAAGCCCCCTCTCGACCGCCTTGCACGCCGCCTCCAGAATCCGGGGATCATCGACTTCCGGAAGCGCGATCTTCTTGTTGAGCCGCTTTGCCGCGGCCATGATCTTCTCAAGCGGTTTCATGCGTTCACCTCACGATCACAATAGTGCCCACCAGAACGATTGTGCCGATGAACAGGGTTTCCAGAACGATGAGCAGGATGGCCTGACCGCCGACCTGCAGCATGCTTTTGAGCGAGGTCTTCATGCCCACCGCCGCGACGGCGAAGAGCAGCGCCCAGCGCGAAATCTCGGCAAGCAGGCGGCCGAGCGCCTCGGGAACGAGGCCGAACGTGTTCGCCGCCGCCAGCACCAGAAAGGCGATCACGAAGAGCGGCAAGAGCGGCGGCCGGCCCGCCTCCGACACGTCTCCCGACATCTGGTTGCGAATGACGAGCGAGAGCACGAGAATGACGGGCGCGAGCATGGTCACCCGGATCAGCTTCACCAGCGTCGCCATCTCGCCGGCGGGAACCGATACGGAAAAGCCGGCGCCGACGACCTGGGCGACATCGTGGATCGTGCCACCCAGGAAGGTGCCCGACTGCAGATCGGTAAAGGCGAGCATGCTGGTCAGGATCGGGTAGAAGATCATGGCGATCGTGCTCAGGATCGTCACGCCCATGACGACGAAGATCAGATTGCGTTCCGAATCCTTGTCTTTCGGCAGGATGGCGGCAATCGCCATGGCGGCGGACGCGCCGCAAATGGCCACCGAACCACCGGAAAGCGCGCCGAAATGCCAGCTTCTGCCCATCAGCCGGGCCACCGCGACGCCGAAGAGAATGGTGCCGGCAACCGCCAGAACCAGAAGCAGCACCATCTGCCAGCCAAGCCCGATCAGCATGTCGGCGCTGATGCGCGCGCCCAAGATGGCAACGCCGAAGCGCAGCACCTTCTTCGCCGTCAGGTCGATGCCCGACGCCATGCGCGGATCTTCGGTGAGAAAATGAAAGGCGATGCCGATCAGCAGCGCCATCAGCATGGCCGGCGCACCGTAATGTTCGGCAAGAAACTGTGCCGCCGTCGCGATCAGCGCGCAGACCAGCAGCCCGTATTTGTTGATATCGAAAAACCTGCGGAGACGCGTGAGCGTATCGGCAGCCGGGCCATTATCGGCCATGCTCTTCCCTCCCCCGGAAGATCTTGGAAGGGCCGGAGACCGGCCCTTCCTCCTTGTGGTCTCAGGCGTCGGCGCGCATGTCGGCCGGGTCGATGCCGGCAACGGAAACCGGCTTCTTCATCGCATCGCGACGGAAGGGCTCGCCCAGTTCCTGGTTCAGGACGACCTCGATAAAGGTGGTCTTCTTCTCCTTCATCTGCCGCTCGATCGCCTTGTCGAGTTCGGCCGAAAGCGCCTCCATGGTGCTCACCTGCACGCCCTCGACGCCGCAGGCCCTGGCGATGTCGGCATAGCGCACATCGAGCGAGAGTTCGGTTCCCACGAAATTGTCATCGAACCACAGCGTCGTGTTGCGCTTTTCCGCGCCCCACTGATAGTTGCGGAAGATGACCATGGTGATCGCCGGCCAGCCCTCGCGCTTCAGCGAGACCATCTCGTTCATGGAGATGCCGAAGGCGCCGTCGCCGGCAAAGCCGATCACCGGCGTATTCGGCTGGCCGATCTTGGCCCCTGTGATGGCCGGAAAACCGTAGCCGCAAGGGCCGAAGAGGCCGGGAGCCAGATATTTGCGGCCCGCCTCGAAGGTCGGATAGGCATTGCCGATGGCGCAGTTGTTGCCGATATCGGAGGTAATGATCGCGTCCTTCGGCATGACCTTCTGGATGGCGCGCCAGGCCATGCGCGGGCTCATGCGTTCCGGTTCGCGGTTGCGGGCACGCTCGTTCCAGGTGGTGCCGACATCATCTTCCTCGTGATCGAGCGATGTCAGCTCCTGCGCCCAGGCGGACTTGGTATTGGCGATCAGCGCCTTGCGCTCGTCACGATCGACATCGCCCGCCGTGCCCGAGAGACGGTCGAAAATAGCCGTCGCAACCTTCTTGCTGTCGCCGACAATGCCGACGGTCACCTTCTTGGTGAGCCCGATGCGGTCGGGATTGATATCGACCTGGATGATTGCCGCATCCTTCGGCCAGTAATCGATGCCGTAGCCCGGCAACGTGGAGAAGGGATTGAGGCGGGTGCCGAGCGCCAGCACCACATCGGCCTTGGCGATCAGTTCCATCGCCGCCTTGGAGCCGTTATA
This window of the Martelella lutilitoris genome carries:
- the pta gene encoding phosphate acetyltransferase codes for the protein MKPLEKIMAAAKRLNKKIALPEVDDPRILEAACKAVERGLARIALVGNGETISARCAQLGLTLPASIETEDPQNSPLLSELVALYFKLRKHKGITEEDAARIAREPHVFAALMVKAGHADGTVGGAHHSTADMVRTAIQVIGPAPGTRLVSSFFLMLMEAEHHPKKGAFIFCDPALVIDPNPGELSKIAIAAAHSFDVLTGETPKIAMLSFATRGSASHPSVDKVEAAVKLVKLNRPDLLVDGPMQFDAAFVPEIARAKGAGEPLGGEANIFIFPNLEAGNIGYKIAERIGCATAVGPVLQGLAKPANDLSRGCSAEDVLDMIAVTACQVDAHL
- the xsc gene encoding sulfoacetaldehyde acetyltransferase, which gives rise to MKMTTEEAFVKVLQMHGIQHAFGIIGSAMMPISDLFPRAGITFWDCAHECNAGMMADGYSRATGRMSMVVAQNGPGITSLVTPVKTAYWNHTPLLVVTPQAANKTMGQGGFQEVEQMALFKDMVAYQEEVRDPTRIAEVLNRVILKAKRACGPAQINVPRDFWTQVIDIELPAIVEFERPAGGEEAVDRAAELLSKAKFPVILNGAGVVLGGAIEASKALAERLDAPVCVGYQHNDAFPGSHPLFAGPLGYNGSKAAMELIAKADVVLALGTRLNPFSTLPGYGIDYWPKDAAIIQVDINPDRIGLTKKVTVGIVGDSKKVATAIFDRLSGTAGDVDRDERKALIANTKSAWAQELTSLDHEEDDVGTTWNERARNREPERMSPRMAWRAIQKVMPKDAIITSDIGNNCAIGNAYPTFEAGRKYLAPGLFGPCGYGFPAITGAKIGQPNTPVIGFAGDGAFGISMNEMVSLKREGWPAITMVIFRNYQWGAEKRNTTLWFDDNFVGTELSLDVRYADIARACGVEGVQVSTMEALSAELDKAIERQMKEKKTTFIEVVLNQELGEPFRRDAMKKPVSVAGIDPADMRADA
- a CDS encoding YeiH family protein; this encodes MADNGPAADTLTRLRRFFDINKYGLLVCALIATAAQFLAEHYGAPAMLMALLIGIAFHFLTEDPRMASGIDLTAKKVLRFGVAILGARISADMLIGLGWQMVLLLVLAVAGTILFGVAVARLMGRSWHFGALSGGSVAICGASAAMAIAAILPKDKDSERNLIFVVMGVTILSTIAMIFYPILTSMLAFTDLQSGTFLGGTIHDVAQVVGAGFSVSVPAGEMATLVKLIRVTMLAPVILVLSLVIRNQMSGDVSEAGRPPLLPLFVIAFLVLAAANTFGLVPEALGRLLAEISRWALLFAVAAVGMKTSLKSMLQVGGQAILLIVLETLFIGTIVLVGTIVIVR